From the Flavobacteriales bacterium genome, one window contains:
- the infB gene encoding translation initiation factor IF-2, translating into PVELTEEEAPKVEAKETAAPEEKPEPPKKEKKTTTKAEKKPEPEVKPEEETKTEEVVAEKPAEPTPPEPEPEKPAEVVETPEAVKEEPAEPKETKTEEAQAPPKAEEDADDGVIKARVSRLEGPTIVGKIDLPEPQKKPVASSSDSEIDSKGRKRKRKRIGTEPAKKEGAGPRTGGGPGGPGGGGDKRGRKGRAVKEEPNEEEIRAQIKDTLARLSSSGGKSKSSKYRRQKRQAISEQMQQDMERAESESMILKVTEFVSANELAKMMNVPVNEIISAGMALGLFLSINQRLDAETLSIIAEEFGYKMEFVSADLQETLKEEEEIEDDEATLVPRPPIVTVMGHVDHGKTSLLDYVRKANVIAGEAGGITQHIGAYAVDLKDGRRITFLDTPGHEAFTAMRARGAQVTDVAIIVIAADDDIMPQTVEAINHAQAAGVPIIFAINKVDKPNANPDKIKEALSARNFLVEEWGGKYQSHDISAKKGTGVDDLLEKVLLEAELLELKANPDRRANGTIIEATLDRGRGYVCTLLVQGGTLRVGDIILAGCHYGRVKALFNERGQAIPEAGPSTPVQILGLNGAPQAGDKFNVLEEERKAKEIANKRMQLQREQGIRAQKHITLDEIGRRLAIGDFQELNVIVKGDVDGSVEALADSLLKLSTDKIQVNVIHKSVGQITETDVLLASASNAIIVGFQIRPSLNARKLAEKEEIDIRLYSVIYNAINEIKSAMEGMLAPEMKEEVVSNVEVREVFKISRVGTIAGCMVIDGKMTRNTQVRIIRDGIVIYTGKLSSLKRFKDDVKEVSSGYECGLSIENFNDIKVGDIVEGFTQVQVK; encoded by the coding sequence ATCCCGTCGAACTCACCGAAGAGGAAGCTCCCAAAGTTGAAGCCAAAGAAACGGCAGCGCCGGAAGAAAAGCCCGAGCCTCCAAAAAAAGAAAAGAAAACCACCACCAAAGCAGAGAAGAAGCCTGAGCCCGAAGTAAAGCCAGAAGAGGAAACGAAGACAGAAGAAGTAGTGGCGGAAAAACCGGCTGAACCAACACCTCCGGAACCGGAACCGGAAAAGCCCGCAGAAGTTGTAGAAACACCCGAAGCGGTAAAGGAAGAACCTGCTGAGCCAAAGGAAACCAAAACCGAGGAAGCGCAAGCACCTCCCAAAGCAGAGGAGGATGCGGATGACGGTGTGATCAAAGCCAGGGTCAGTCGCCTTGAGGGTCCTACCATCGTGGGTAAGATTGATCTTCCCGAACCACAGAAGAAACCCGTTGCTTCCTCGTCGGATTCTGAAATAGATAGCAAAGGTCGAAAGAGAAAAAGAAAAAGAATCGGTACGGAACCCGCCAAGAAGGAAGGGGCCGGCCCACGCACCGGTGGTGGCCCTGGTGGTCCCGGTGGAGGCGGTGATAAGCGCGGAAGAAAAGGACGTGCGGTAAAGGAGGAACCCAATGAAGAGGAAATCCGCGCACAAATTAAAGATACCCTTGCACGTCTGAGTAGCTCGGGCGGTAAGTCCAAAAGTTCCAAATACCGCCGTCAGAAACGTCAGGCGATAAGCGAACAGATGCAGCAGGACATGGAGCGTGCGGAATCGGAAAGCATGATCCTCAAGGTAACGGAATTTGTTTCAGCCAATGAACTGGCGAAGATGATGAACGTGCCGGTGAACGAGATCATTTCCGCCGGTATGGCCCTCGGCCTGTTCCTCTCCATCAACCAAAGACTGGACGCTGAAACGTTATCCATTATCGCCGAGGAATTCGGATATAAGATGGAGTTCGTCAGTGCCGATCTGCAGGAAACATTGAAAGAGGAAGAAGAGATAGAGGATGATGAAGCCACCCTTGTCCCGCGCCCGCCTATCGTTACTGTAATGGGACACGTCGACCACGGTAAAACGTCTTTGCTCGACTACGTCCGAAAGGCCAACGTGATCGCCGGTGAAGCAGGTGGTATTACACAGCATATCGGAGCATATGCGGTAGATCTGAAGGATGGTCGCAGGATCACCTTCCTGGATACACCCGGTCACGAAGCGTTTACCGCCATGCGTGCCCGCGGTGCGCAGGTAACGGACGTAGCGATCATCGTGATTGCGGCGGATGATGACATCATGCCACAAACCGTGGAAGCGATCAATCATGCCCAGGCTGCCGGAGTACCCATCATCTTCGCGATCAACAAAGTGGATAAACCGAATGCCAATCCTGACAAGATCAAGGAAGCCCTGTCTGCCAGGAATTTCCTCGTGGAAGAATGGGGTGGTAAATATCAAAGTCATGACATCTCAGCCAAGAAAGGAACCGGTGTGGATGATCTTCTTGAGAAGGTGTTGCTCGAGGCAGAACTTCTCGAACTGAAAGCCAATCCGGACAGAAGGGCGAACGGTACCATCATCGAAGCAACCCTGGACCGTGGCCGCGGTTATGTATGTACGTTGTTGGTTCAGGGTGGGACGCTTCGCGTCGGAGACATCATTCTGGCAGGATGTCATTACGGAAGGGTTAAGGCGCTGTTCAATGAAAGAGGCCAGGCGATTCCTGAAGCCGGACCGTCTACACCGGTGCAGATCCTCGGACTGAACGGTGCACCCCAGGCAGGTGATAAGTTCAATGTGCTGGAAGAAGAGCGCAAAGCCAAGGAAATCGCAAACAAACGGATGCAACTTCAACGTGAACAAGGCATACGTGCACAAAAACATATCACACTTGATGAGATCGGCAGACGTCTGGCCATAGGAGACTTCCAGGAACTGAACGTGATCGTGAAAGGTGACGTGGATGGTTCCGTGGAAGCACTTGCCGATTCATTGCTCAAATTGTCTACCGATAAAATTCAGGTGAACGTGATCCACAAATCCGTAGGACAGATCACCGAAACGGATGTGTTGCTGGCCAGCGCATCCAACGCCATCATCGTGGGCTTCCAGATCCGCCCGAGCCTCAATGCACGGAAGCTGGCAGAGAAGGAAGAGATCGATATCCGACTGTATTCAGTGATCTACAATGCCATCAATGAGATCAAATCCGCGATGGAAGGAATGCTTGCACCGGAGATGAAGGAAGAAGTGGTGAGCAATGTGGAGGTTCGCGAAGTATTCAAAATCTCCCGCGTTGGTACGATCGCAGGTTGTATGGTGATCGATGGAAAGATGACCAGAAATACACAGGTGCGCATCATCCGCGATGGTATCGTGATCTACACCGGTAAATTATCTTCCCTCAAACGCTTCAAGGATGATGTTAAGGAAGTGAGCAGTGGTTACGAGTGCGGATTATCCATTGAGAACTTCAATGATATCAAAGTAGGAGATATCGTGGAAGGATTTACCCAGGTACAGGTTAAGTAG
- a CDS encoding SPOR domain-containing protein, with protein sequence MKNTWTGLAVAMMATVNISLAQVPTDSITRTNPVKVESDERLDRLQEAYEKEGREKGTVAGYRVQIYFGSGTEAKNKANQVKSEVLVKYPELSVYVQWDAPNYKVRVGDCRNRFAAEKLKKDLIETFPACFIVKDDIRWSAIPEE encoded by the coding sequence ATGAAAAACACATGGACAGGACTGGCAGTCGCGATGATGGCTACCGTCAATATCAGTCTCGCACAGGTACCAACCGATTCTATCACACGCACCAATCCGGTAAAGGTCGAAAGCGATGAACGTCTCGACCGCCTCCAGGAGGCTTACGAAAAAGAGGGCAGGGAAAAGGGCACGGTCGCGGGCTACCGGGTACAAATCTATTTTGGTTCAGGAACAGAAGCCAAGAATAAAGCAAACCAGGTGAAATCGGAAGTACTCGTTAAATACCCCGAGCTATCGGTTTATGTACAATGGGATGCCCCCAACTATAAAGTAAGGGTCGGCGATTGCCGGAACCGGTTTGCTGCAGAAAAACTCAAGAAGGACCTCATCGAAACTTTCCCGGCGTGTTTTATTGTCAAAGACGACATCCGCTGGTCTGCGATTCCGGAAGAGTGA
- a CDS encoding c-type cytochrome, translated as MRNLFMRVSKLRLALHFLLIFGVAAVSSSHAQSGKDLFEANCKACHSPGDKVVIGPGLAGIEDRVPSKDWLYQWIQNSRSLIDAGDAYAVKVFKENNEIDMPAQAVSKEEIDAILTYIKDYKIPEVVVKDPEGGTPGAPAGGTPGAPAGNTLLYALIIACITLLLVIWFLSSTKKSLKVAVADKLGEPIPVDRGLFGNLKHWMSNNKRAVAVIVLLIVALGLRQAWYSVIWIGVHQGYEPTQPIAFPHDLHAGKNGINCVYCHSSAEKGKTAGIPSLNVCMNCHVYVAEGERSGSSEINKIYEYLDYDPETKTYGDNPKPVKWVRIHNLPDLAYFNHSQHVKVGGIACQTCHGAVEEMDVLHQESTLTMGWCVDCHRNQPVKMEGNGYYDYVHNKLSEEHKAKFMKDGKITVEELGGLECARCHY; from the coding sequence ATGCGCAACCTGTTTATGAGGGTTTCCAAGCTCAGATTGGCGCTACATTTTCTACTGATCTTCGGAGTTGCCGCGGTGTCGTCCAGCCACGCGCAGAGCGGTAAAGATTTGTTCGAAGCGAACTGTAAAGCATGCCATTCGCCAGGCGATAAAGTAGTGATCGGGCCGGGTCTTGCCGGAATTGAAGACCGGGTGCCAAGTAAAGACTGGCTGTACCAATGGATACAGAATTCCAGATCGCTGATCGATGCCGGAGATGCATATGCTGTTAAGGTTTTCAAGGAAAACAATGAAATAGACATGCCCGCCCAAGCGGTTTCAAAGGAAGAGATTGACGCCATCCTTACTTATATTAAGGACTATAAGATACCGGAAGTAGTGGTTAAAGATCCTGAAGGCGGAACTCCTGGTGCGCCTGCAGGCGGAACTCCTGGTGCGCCTGCAGGCAATACCCTGCTTTATGCCCTGATCATTGCATGTATTACCCTGCTGCTTGTTATCTGGTTCCTGTCTTCCACCAAGAAGTCGCTGAAGGTTGCGGTAGCGGATAAACTGGGTGAGCCTATTCCTGTGGACCGCGGTCTGTTCGGCAACCTCAAGCATTGGATGTCAAACAACAAACGCGCGGTTGCCGTGATCGTGTTGTTGATCGTTGCGCTCGGACTTCGTCAGGCCTGGTACAGCGTTATCTGGATAGGTGTACATCAGGGCTATGAGCCAACACAACCTATTGCTTTCCCGCATGACCTGCACGCAGGAAAGAACGGTATCAACTGTGTATACTGTCACTCAAGCGCGGAAAAAGGCAAAACAGCCGGCATTCCATCCCTGAATGTGTGTATGAATTGTCACGTTTATGTGGCTGAAGGGGAACGCAGCGGATCGTCAGAGATCAACAAGATTTATGAATACCTTGACTACGATCCTGAAACCAAAACTTACGGAGATAATCCGAAGCCCGTTAAATGGGTGCGCATTCACAACCTGCCTGATCTGGCCTACTTCAACCACTCACAACACGTGAAAGTGGGCGGCATTGCCTGTCAAACCTGTCATGGCGCCGTTGAAGAGATGGATGTGTTGCACCAGGAATCAACCCTGACCATGGGATGGTGTGTTGATTGTCACCGCAACCAACCGGTGAAAATGGAAGGCAACGGATACTATGATTACGTGCATAATAAGCTGAGCGAGGAACATAAGGCCAAGTTCATGAAGGACGGAAAGATCACTGTTGAAGAATTAGGCGGACTGGAATGTGCCCGCTGCCACTATTAA
- a CDS encoding TAT-variant-translocated molybdopterin oxidoreductase produces the protein MTTMNKTYWKGIEELEQDPSFIQARDNEFAEHLPVDEFLSGEQVQKAPTSRRDFLKYLGFGVTAATLAACEAPVNKAIPYIIKPEEITPGIANWYASSYFDGNDYCSVLVKTREGRPIKIEGNKSSSVTEGSINARVQAGILSLYDESRLRNPMKGGQNSDWASVDQAIISKLKAAKAAGKKVRILTSSTASPSTSKAIQAFLNVYGAGTSDDGTQATNEVVTYDAVSRYGIIEAHRKAFGRSAVPAYSFDKADVVVSIGADFLANWVSPVEFMKQYGKKRNLKENKTISKHIQFETHLSLTGSNADERIPMKPSQQGQTVLALYNAVASGTGNTPGGSASLPFDEKIKSAASHLLKNPGKSLVVCGSNDPNVQLLVTGINNMLGNYGKTLDIERPSLLFQSDDAAVDNLIKDMQSGQVGALLIYNTNPVYSLPDGEAFKAALKKVDLTVSFAPSLDETAASVEFVCPDSHFLESWNDHSPRNGEYSVCQPTISPLFKTRQYQESLLAWAGQPTSFHDFIRKQWEADQFTRQSGELMFDAFWNNSLHKGCLSLAPTALIPAVGIATDLSAAASAVANSVPKGGAYELVLYEKTGVGNGMHANNPWLQELPDPISKICWDNYVTMNPVHMKELGFNTVLGQQQEADVITLTVGKATLNAPVYPQPGQAKGTIGLALGYGRTTVGKAGKDVGVNAYKLATRDGNGIVYYAANCSISGSVGKMHLATTQTHHTLMGRDSEETGIVKETTLAAYMNDASSGNKQVTVATVDHKHETPDKVDLWKSHTKDAIHWNLSVDLTSCIGCGACAVSCISENNIAVVGKDEVRRSREMHWIRIDRYYSSDYSKAKAKEEGVGKIEMYHRLEEPSENPQVVFQPVMCQHCNHAPCETVCPVAATSHSNEGLNMMTYNRCVGTKYCQNNCPYKVRRFNWYSYPRDSKFTDINPSQNELGRLVLNPDVVVRSRGVMEKCSMCVQRLQEGKLEAKKEGRPIKDGEVQTACSAVCPTHAIRFGNVADENSEVRKLSEDPRTYYLLEELNVKPSVQYMTKVRNTDKA, from the coding sequence ATGACAACCATGAATAAGACTTACTGGAAAGGCATTGAAGAACTCGAGCAGGATCCCTCCTTTATACAAGCAAGGGACAACGAGTTTGCGGAACACCTCCCTGTGGATGAATTCCTGTCCGGCGAACAGGTTCAGAAGGCACCCACAAGCCGCAGAGATTTTCTGAAATACCTCGGATTCGGTGTGACTGCCGCTACACTTGCTGCATGTGAAGCCCCCGTTAATAAGGCCATCCCTTATATCATCAAACCAGAGGAGATCACCCCCGGTATCGCCAACTGGTATGCATCTTCTTATTTTGATGGCAACGACTATTGCAGTGTGCTGGTAAAGACACGTGAAGGTCGCCCCATCAAGATTGAAGGAAATAAGTCCTCATCCGTTACGGAAGGTTCGATCAACGCGCGTGTGCAGGCCGGTATCCTTTCTTTATACGATGAATCCAGACTGCGTAACCCGATGAAGGGTGGTCAGAACAGCGACTGGGCATCGGTGGATCAAGCCATCATCTCAAAACTAAAGGCTGCCAAGGCTGCCGGAAAGAAGGTGAGAATTCTTACTTCTTCTACGGCAAGCCCAAGCACATCCAAAGCCATACAAGCATTTCTGAATGTATATGGTGCAGGTACCAGCGATGATGGTACGCAGGCCACCAACGAAGTGGTGACCTATGATGCCGTTTCACGCTATGGAATCATCGAGGCACATAGGAAAGCCTTTGGTCGCTCCGCTGTTCCGGCGTATTCATTTGACAAAGCCGACGTGGTGGTGAGTATCGGTGCGGATTTCCTGGCCAACTGGGTATCCCCCGTTGAGTTCATGAAACAGTACGGTAAGAAAAGGAACCTGAAGGAAAACAAGACGATCTCCAAACATATCCAGTTTGAAACACATCTGTCGCTGACCGGTTCCAACGCCGATGAGCGCATCCCGATGAAACCATCTCAACAGGGACAAACTGTACTTGCGCTCTATAATGCTGTTGCATCAGGCACGGGCAATACCCCTGGAGGTAGTGCTTCACTTCCTTTTGATGAAAAGATCAAAAGTGCGGCGTCTCATCTTCTCAAGAATCCCGGAAAGTCTCTCGTGGTCTGTGGAAGTAATGACCCCAATGTTCAATTGCTCGTGACTGGTATCAACAATATGCTTGGTAACTATGGCAAGACACTTGACATTGAAAGACCAAGCCTGCTCTTCCAGAGTGATGATGCAGCCGTTGACAATCTTATAAAGGACATGCAAAGTGGCCAGGTTGGCGCTCTGTTGATTTACAATACCAACCCGGTTTATAGCTTGCCCGATGGTGAAGCGTTCAAGGCCGCCCTGAAAAAGGTGGACCTGACGGTTTCTTTTGCACCGTCTCTTGATGAAACAGCCGCTTCGGTTGAGTTTGTTTGCCCGGATTCACATTTCCTGGAATCATGGAATGACCATAGCCCGAGGAATGGCGAGTATAGCGTTTGCCAGCCAACCATCAGTCCGCTGTTCAAAACAAGACAGTATCAGGAAAGTCTCCTTGCATGGGCAGGTCAGCCAACGTCGTTTCATGATTTTATCAGAAAGCAGTGGGAAGCAGATCAGTTTACCAGACAAAGCGGTGAGTTGATGTTCGACGCTTTCTGGAACAACAGCTTGCACAAAGGTTGTTTGTCTCTTGCTCCAACTGCTCTGATTCCTGCCGTAGGTATAGCGACGGATCTTTCTGCAGCCGCTTCTGCCGTTGCAAATTCTGTACCTAAGGGTGGTGCTTATGAACTCGTGCTGTATGAAAAAACAGGCGTAGGTAACGGGATGCATGCCAACAACCCATGGTTGCAGGAACTCCCCGATCCGATCTCCAAAATTTGCTGGGACAACTACGTGACCATGAACCCGGTTCATATGAAGGAACTTGGATTCAACACCGTTCTGGGTCAGCAACAGGAGGCGGATGTCATTACCCTCACTGTCGGAAAGGCCACGCTGAATGCACCTGTATATCCTCAACCCGGACAGGCGAAGGGAACTATCGGACTGGCGCTCGGATATGGCCGCACCACCGTTGGAAAAGCGGGTAAAGACGTTGGTGTGAATGCATATAAACTTGCTACACGCGATGGCAATGGAATCGTATACTATGCTGCCAATTGCAGTATCAGCGGTTCCGTTGGAAAAATGCACCTGGCCACTACACAGACCCACCACACCCTGATGGGACGTGATAGTGAGGAGACCGGTATCGTTAAGGAAACCACCCTTGCTGCTTATATGAACGATGCTTCATCCGGCAACAAGCAGGTGACTGTCGCTACGGTTGATCATAAACATGAGACACCGGATAAGGTGGACTTGTGGAAATCGCATACCAAGGATGCCATTCACTGGAACCTGTCTGTCGACCTGACATCCTGCATAGGTTGCGGGGCTTGCGCCGTGAGCTGTATCTCAGAGAACAATATCGCTGTCGTTGGTAAGGATGAGGTGAGAAGGTCCAGGGAAATGCACTGGATCCGGATCGACCGCTACTACAGCTCTGACTACAGCAAGGCGAAAGCCAAGGAAGAGGGTGTAGGAAAGATCGAAATGTATCACCGCTTGGAAGAGCCTTCTGAAAATCCTCAGGTGGTTTTCCAACCAGTAATGTGTCAGCACTGTAACCATGCACCGTGTGAAACGGTTTGTCCGGTGGCTGCCACTTCCCATAGCAACGAAGGTTTGAATATGATGACCTATAACCGTTGCGTGGGTACAAAATACTGCCAGAACAACTGTCCGTATAAAGTACGTCGCTTCAACTGGTATAGCTATCCGAGGGATTCCAAGTTCACAGACATTAACCCATCGCAGAATGAGCTGGGTCGTCTTGTACTGAACCCTGATGTGGTGGTACGTTCCCGTGGGGTGATGGAAAAATGCAGCATGTGTGTACAACGTCTGCAAGAAGGTAAACTGGAAGCGAAGAAGGAAGGTAGACCTATTAAAGACGGTGAAGTTCAGACTGCATGTAGTGCCGTTTGTCCTACACATGCCATCCGTTTCGGAAACGTGGCAGATGAGAATTCCGAGGTCCGGAAGTTGTCCGAAGATCCCAGAACCTATTACCTGCTGGAAGAATTGAATGTGAAACCTTCGGTGCAGTACATGACCAAGGTGAGAAATACAGATAAAGCTTAA
- the nrfD gene encoding polysulfide reductase NrfD produces the protein MSEAVQTIRQPLIKGSKDLHQITEDVARSVEGKASRLWYIVFTVAVVAALWGIGCIMYTIGRGIGTWGVNKTVGWAWDITNFVWWIGIGHAGTLISAVLLLFRSRWRMAINRSAEAMTIFAVIMAAQFPLIHMGRPWLAFYALPLPNQLGSLWVNFNSPLLWDVFAISTYFSVSLVFWYIGLLPDFAMIRDRAIKPMTKKIYALLSFGWSGRAKDWQRFEEVSLVLAGLATPLVFSVHSIVSMDFATAVLPGWHTTIFPPYFVLGALFSGFAMVLTLSLIMRKVMHLEDYITISHIEYMNKIIMLTGSMVGVAYITELFVSWYSGVEYESYAFINRATGPYFWAYASMMTCNVVSPQLFWVGKWRRNLTFTFVLSIIVNIGMWFERFVIIVTSLHRDFLPSSWTMYHPSFVDIGIYIGTIGIFFVLFLLFSRVFPVIAQSETKSILKGTGNQYLNVISE, from the coding sequence ATGAGCGAAGCAGTACAGACCATTCGTCAGCCGCTGATCAAAGGCAGTAAAGACCTGCATCAGATCACTGAGGATGTGGCCAGATCCGTAGAAGGAAAGGCCAGCCGCCTTTGGTACATCGTATTTACCGTGGCGGTGGTGGCTGCTCTTTGGGGCATCGGTTGCATTATGTATACCATCGGCCGGGGGATCGGCACCTGGGGAGTTAACAAAACCGTTGGTTGGGCATGGGATATCACCAACTTCGTTTGGTGGATCGGTATCGGTCACGCCGGTACCCTGATCTCAGCCGTACTTTTGTTGTTCCGCTCCCGCTGGCGTATGGCGATCAACCGCTCCGCAGAAGCGATGACCATCTTCGCGGTGATCATGGCGGCGCAGTTCCCGCTGATTCACATGGGAAGACCGTGGCTGGCGTTTTATGCGCTGCCATTGCCAAACCAACTGGGTTCGCTGTGGGTGAACTTCAACTCCCCGCTGTTGTGGGACGTATTCGCGATCTCGACCTACTTCTCCGTTTCGCTGGTATTCTGGTACATCGGACTGTTGCCTGACTTCGCCATGATCCGCGACCGGGCCATCAAACCGATGACCAAAAAGATTTATGCCCTCCTCAGCTTCGGATGGAGCGGACGCGCAAAAGACTGGCAACGTTTTGAGGAAGTATCACTGGTATTGGCTGGATTGGCTACACCACTGGTATTCTCGGTACACTCCATTGTAAGTATGGACTTTGCCACTGCGGTGCTTCCCGGTTGGCATACCACCATCTTCCCGCCTTACTTTGTATTGGGTGCCCTGTTCTCCGGCTTTGCCATGGTATTGACCCTGTCTCTGATCATGCGGAAGGTGATGCATCTGGAAGATTATATCACCATCTCCCACATCGAGTATATGAACAAGATCATCATGCTTACCGGTTCAATGGTGGGTGTGGCCTATATCACGGAGCTCTTTGTGTCGTGGTACTCAGGTGTGGAATATGAAAGCTATGCCTTTATCAACCGTGCAACCGGCCCGTATTTCTGGGCCTATGCATCCATGATGACCTGCAACGTGGTGAGCCCGCAATTGTTCTGGGTAGGCAAATGGAGAAGGAACCTCACCTTTACTTTTGTTCTGTCCATCATCGTGAATATCGGTATGTGGTTCGAACGTTTTGTGATCATCGTGACATCGCTGCACCGCGACTTCCTGCCAAGCAGCTGGACGATGTACCATCCGAGCTTTGTGGATATCGGTATTTACATCGGTACCATCGGTATATTCTTCGTCTTGTTCCTTCTATTCTCAAGGGTATTCCCGGTCATCGCACAAAGTGAGACCAAGTCTATCCTGAAAGGAACAGGTAACCAATATTTGAACGTGATCTCTGAATAA
- a CDS encoding DUF3341 domain-containing protein, whose protein sequence is MTHKKIYGLFDDDHVLIDAVKALRAKGFHIEEVYTPYPVHGLDAAMGLERTRLAICSFIYGMTGVSLALLMNWYMTIQDWPMDIGGKPSFSFRENLTSFIPVTFESGVLLAAHGMSITFLLRSWLLPGVSAKNPDPRTTDDKFCIELEAHSEEEVSAMTSALNESGAFEVNTK, encoded by the coding sequence ATGACGCATAAGAAAATATACGGTCTATTTGATGACGACCACGTATTGATAGACGCGGTGAAGGCCCTTCGTGCCAAAGGGTTTCATATTGAGGAAGTCTACACCCCTTACCCGGTTCACGGCTTGGATGCCGCAATGGGCCTCGAAAGGACCCGCCTGGCCATATGCTCATTCATCTATGGTATGACCGGTGTGAGCCTGGCCCTTCTGATGAACTGGTACATGACCATTCAGGACTGGCCAATGGATATCGGTGGTAAGCCTAGCTTCTCTTTCAGAGAGAACCTGACATCGTTTATTCCCGTGACTTTTGAATCAGGTGTGTTGCTCGCAGCACATGGTATGTCCATCACCTTTTTGTTGAGAAGCTGGTTGCTGCCCGGTGTGAGTGCAAAGAACCCGGATCCCAGAACCACCGACGATAAATTCTGCATTGAACTCGAAGCCCATTCCGAGGAAGAGGTTTCTGCAATGACCAGCGCACTGAATGAATCAGGCGCTTTTGAAGTCAATACAAAATAA
- a CDS encoding cytochrome c has translation MNRLKAPKTVNQIATHALLGVVVVMGMASCGQDPTRKYDESQKHTTPRIEYTAAMDMYRSPSYETYSTNPVFADSMSAQKPVAGTVARGHLPYAYPNTKEGYELAGQQLKNPIPLSPKVLEEGQDLFVKYCSHCHGATGMGDGKMIKNDRFPPPPAYSSEALKNLSEGKMYHSITYGKNLMPNHATQLYPEERWKIIHFIQTLQGPKTAEVPAEGGATGTQEATPVPAEQEAAPAESTQNG, from the coding sequence ATGAACCGTTTGAAAGCACCGAAAACCGTAAATCAGATCGCAACGCATGCCCTCCTTGGCGTAGTTGTCGTGATGGGTATGGCCTCATGCGGACAAGATCCCACGCGTAAGTACGACGAGAGTCAGAAGCATACCACACCGCGCATTGAGTATACGGCGGCTATGGATATGTACAGATCACCGTCGTATGAGACCTACTCAACCAACCCGGTGTTTGCAGACAGTATGTCTGCACAAAAACCGGTAGCAGGTACAGTAGCACGGGGGCATCTGCCATACGCTTATCCCAATACAAAGGAAGGATATGAACTGGCCGGGCAACAACTGAAAAACCCGATCCCTCTTTCCCCGAAAGTATTGGAAGAAGGCCAGGATCTTTTTGTCAAATACTGTTCTCATTGTCATGGAGCAACAGGAATGGGAGATGGTAAGATGATTAAGAATGACCGGTTCCCACCGCCGCCGGCATACAGCTCGGAAGCATTGAAGAACCTGTCGGAAGGCAAGATGTACCATTCCATTACTTACGGAAAGAACCTGATGCCGAACCACGCAACCCAGCTTTATCCGGAAGAACGGTGGAAGATCATTCACTTTATTCAAACCCTTCAGGGACCGAAAACAGCAGAGGTTCCGGCTGAAGGAGGCGCAACAGGAACACAGGAGGCAACCCCGGTTCCCGCTGAACAGGAAGCTGCACCTGCAGAATCAACGCAAAACGGTTAA